Within the Synechococcales cyanobacterium CNB genome, the region GCCGAAAGCGTGTTCCTGACACCATTCGTTGACGCGATCGAGAACGAGCCCGCCCAGCGGGCTTCGTTTTTGTTTCGGCTCGTCAACCTGCTCGCCGTCGTCGTGCCGTTCATCGGGCTGGTGGCGGCAATCGTGCTCCTGTGGGGCGTCGGCTTCGGCTGGGTTCACCTGTGGCTGCTGGTCTGCGGTTACATGCTCACGGGACTGGGCGTTACGGTCGGCTGCCATCGGCTCTTTACGCACCGGTCCTTCCGTGCGAATCGTGTCGTGACGACGGTTCTCGGCGTGCTCGGTTCCATGGCCGTCGAGGGGCCGATCCTTTCGTGGGTGGCCACGCACCGGCAGCACCACCAGCACAGCGACCGCGACGATGATCCGCACTCACCGCACGGGCACGGTGAGGGTGTTCGCGGATTCCTCCACGGCCTTTTCCATGCCCACTTCGGATGGCTTCTGCTGGGGCGGCAGTGCGACCTCGATCGGTACGTTCCGGACCTCCGGGGCGACTGGCTCGTACGGAACATCAGCCGGCTGTTCGTGGTCTGGGTCGTGCTGGGGCTTGCGATTCCCGCGGGCATTGCGTGGGCGGTCACGGGGACATGGAGCGGCGCGGTCCTCGGGCTGCTCTGGGGCGGGCTGGTCCGCGTGTTCCTCGTGCATCACGTGACATGGAGCATCAACTCGGTGTGTCATCTGTGGGGGACGAGGCCGTACCGAACGCACGACCACAGCCGCAACAATGCGGTGTTCGGAGTGCTTGGGTTTGGTGAAGGCTGGCACAACAACCACCACGCGTTCCCGGCGTCGGCGCGGCACGGCCTGCGGTGGTGGCAGATCGACCTGAGTTACCTCGTCATCAGGGGGCTGGCAGCGGTCCGGCTCGCCCGGGACGTCCGGCTGCCGCGGCCCGAGCACGTCGCCTCGAAGCGGGCGGCCTGAGCGAACGGGAGCCAGGCCCGTCACGCAATATGATCCGGCGGCGTGCCCCGGTGCGGAGGGGCCGCGCCGCACGGAGACGGCTCATGCCGAGAGTGACGCGTGCAGCGTTGATCCAGGCCTCGCTCTGCGAGTCGGCCGATGCGCCGTTCGACCGGATCAAGCAGGCGATGATCGACCGGCACGTCTCGCTGATCGCCGAGGCGGCCGATCGGGGGG harbors:
- a CDS encoding acyl-CoA desaturase, which produces MQHTPEPLRLPGGSATSGRETHAPQPGEDGGTLPNDRNGQSVPAESVFLTPFVDAIENEPAQRASFLFRLVNLLAVVVPFIGLVAAIVLLWGVGFGWVHLWLLVCGYMLTGLGVTVGCHRLFTHRSFRANRVVTTVLGVLGSMAVEGPILSWVATHRQHHQHSDRDDDPHSPHGHGEGVRGFLHGLFHAHFGWLLLGRQCDLDRYVPDLRGDWLVRNISRLFVVWVVLGLAIPAGIAWAVTGTWSGAVLGLLWGGLVRVFLVHHVTWSINSVCHLWGTRPYRTHDHSRNNAVFGVLGFGEGWHNNHHAFPASARHGLRWWQIDLSYLVIRGLAAVRLARDVRLPRPEHVASKRAA